In Populus alba chromosome 9, ASM523922v2, whole genome shotgun sequence, a genomic segment contains:
- the LOC118027651 gene encoding F-box/kelch-repeat protein At5g26960, translating to MPESCNSRPFSWLMKSCFPNPQDPSSNPLSPNPIITVATTTFSSLPDDLLLECLSRVPSSSLPSISHVCRRWSLLLHSPSFLYLRRLNHSIHPTIFTLSAPLVASLRLQNRNDANTNDPLWKVASCLPFPLASLDSFSHARLSVIGPRIYIIGRNEMFCYDVWSGIITSRCSMIFPRKKFATAVLSGKIYVAGGGSRAGATLEEYDPDTDTWRVVSNALRRRYGCLGAAVDGVFYVIGGLNIGGALGNEITRAATAGTEAYMYASSMDLFDVEARAWLRSRVVPGGGCVVAACAVAGYVYILASHAVELSFWSFDARRHGGGGGSNGSGFGKWCRIKSPPLPAQVRLDSTVRFSCVGVENKMVLIQVRGCLDDLLRRSGRSVRGLKEGLVLIYDCISGEWSRGPDLPEVIRRGACVTVEC from the coding sequence ATGCCAGAAAGTTGCAACTCTCGCCCCTTCTCATGGCTAATGAAATCTTGCTTCCCAAACCCGCAAGACCCCAGCTCCAACCCTCTATCTCCAAACCCAATCATCACAGTCGCCACCAccactttctcttctcttccagaCGATCTTCTCTTAGAATGCCTCTCTAGAGTCCCTTCCTCTTCCCTCCCTTCCATTTCCCACGTTTGCCGCCGCTGGTCTCTCCTCCTCCACTCTCCTTCCTTCCTCTACCTCCGCCGTCTCAACCACTCCATCCATCCCACCATCTTCACCCTCTCCGCCCCCCTTGTCGCCTCCCTCCGCCTCCAAAATCGCAATGATGCCAATACCAATGACCCTTTGTGGAAAGTTGCTTCGTGTCTTCCTTTCCCTCTGGCCTCGTTGGATAGCTTTTCTCACGCGCGTTTGTCTGTAATTGGACCCAGAATCTACATCATTGGGCGAAACGAAATGTTTTGTTATGATGTCTGGAGTGGCATAATTACTTCAAGATGTTCAATGATTTTTCCGAGAAAGAAATTTGCTACTGCAGTGCTTTCGGGTAAAATTTATGTCGCAGGAGGTGGGTCACGAGCTGGGGCAACATTGGAGGAGTACGACCCAGACACTGATACTTGGCGCGTGGTTTCAAACGCGTTGAGGAGGCGATATGGTTGCCTTGGGGCGGCTGTTGATGGTGTGTTTTATGTGATTGGGGGACTTAACATTGGTGGCGCCTTGGGTAATGAAATCACACGCGCCGCTACAGCAGGGACAGAGGCTTATATGTATGCCAGTTCGATGGATTTGTTTGATGTGGAGGCGCGTGCGTGGTTAAGGAGTAGAGTAGTTCCTGGTGGCGGGTGTGTAGTGGCTGCATGTGCTGTGGCGGGCTACGTCTACATTTTAGCTAGCCACGCGGTGGAGCTATCATTTTGGAGCTTTGATGCCCGTAGGCATGGCGGCGGAGGTGGCAGCAATGGCAGTGGGTTTGGAAAGTGGTGTAGGATAAAGAGTCCACCATTGCCAGCTCAAGTTAGACTAGACAGTACAGTGAGGTTTAGTTGTGTAGGCGTTGAAAACAAGATGGTGTTAATTCAAGTTAGGGGGTGCCTTGATGATTTGTTGAGGAGGAGTGGAAGGAGTGTTAGGGGATTGAAAGAGGGACTGGTCTTGATTTATGATTGTATTAGTGGAGAATGGAGTAGAGGGCCTGATTTGCCGGAGGTGATTCGACGCGGCGCCTGTGTGACTGTGGAATGCTAG
- the LOC118027650 gene encoding G2/mitotic-specific cyclin S13-7, which translates to MGSRNLVVSYPQQPRGEAKQKAFAPADGMNRRVLQDIGNLVNDRVSLQGKKPITEVVDSVVARNVRAPAARKLPAAAIRKVNEKHRPEDVIVISSEETEKSKPVSRVPRKEVKTLTSILTARSKAACGKPKDTLVEIDAADVNNELAVVEYVDDMYEFYKLTEVDSRVHDYLEFQPDINAKMRSILVDWLIDVHRKFLLMPETLYLTINIVDRFLALKLVPRRELQLVGISSMLIACKYEEIWAPEVNDFVRISDNAYIREQVLAMEKAILGKLEWYLTVPTPYVFLVRYIKASIPSDEETENLVFFLSELGLMQYPVVVKYGPSKIAASAVYAARCTLDKIPFWTETLKHHTGYTEDMLMDCAKLLVHFHTAAAESKLKAVYKKFSSADRGAVALLTPARSLSSESP; encoded by the exons ATGGGTTCAAGAAATCTTGTTGTTTCTTATCCACAACAACccagag gaGAAGCGAAGCAGAAGGCTTTTGCACCAGCAGATGGAATGAATAGAAGAGTGCTTCAAGATATTGGCAATTTAGTGAATGATCGTGTATCTTTGCAAGGGAAG AAACCAATCACAGAAGTTGTAGATTCTGTGGTTGCTCGTAATGTGAGGGCTCCTGCAGCTAGAAAGTTACCAGCAGCAGCAATAAGGAAGGTTAACGAGAAACATAGACCTGAGGATGTCATTGTGATAAGCTCTGAGGAAACAGAAAAGAGTAAACCTGTTAGCAGGGTACCAAGGAAAGAAGTCAAGACACTCACTTCAATCCTCACTGCTCGAAGCAAG GCCGCTTGTGGTAAGCCTAAGGATACACTGGTGGAAATTGATGCTGCTGATGTTAATAATGAGTTGGCAGTAGTTGAATACGTTGATGATATGTACGAGTTTTACAAGCTTACAGAG GTTGACAGTAGGGTACATGACTACTTGGAATTCCAACCAGACATCAATGCAAAGATGAGATCGATCCTTGTAGATTGGCTGATTGATGTTCATCGAAAGTTTTTACTAATGCCGGAAACTCTCTATCTTACCATAAATATTGTGGATAGGTTCCTAGCATTGAAGTTGGTACCAAGGAGGGAACTTCAGTTGGTTGGCATCAGCTCAATGCTTATAGCTTGCAAGTACGAAGAAATATGGGCACCAGAG GTTAATGACTTTGTTCGCATATCTGACAATGCCTATATAAGAGAGCAAGTTCTGGCAATGGAGAAAGCAATCTTAGGAAAGCTAGAGTGGTATCTAACAGTTCCAACACCCTATGTTTTCCTTGTTAGATATATCAAGGCCTCCATTCCATCCGATGAAGAG ACAGAGAATCTGGTGTTCTTCCTGTCTGAACTTGGTCTGATGCAATATCCGGTTGTTGTCAAGTATGGTCCTTCAAAAATTGCCGCATCAGCTGTGTATGCTGCTCGATGCACTCTGGATAAGATCCCTTTCTGGACTGAAACTTTAAAGCACCACACTGGCTACACTGAAGATATGTTAAT GGATTGTGCAAAGCTCCTGGTTCATTTTCACACTGCAGCTGCTGAAAGTAAGCTCAAGGCTGTCTACAAGAAATTCTCAAGTGCAGATCGTGGTGCTGTGGCTCTTCTTACCCCAGCCAGAAGCCTTTCATCTGAATCGCCATGA
- the LOC118027648 gene encoding stomatal closure-related actin-binding protein 1 isoform X1 produces MTRVTRDFGDTMQKDAVPAVSADVAFASSRFPNYKIGANNQIVDAKDSPKVLSMKEVVARETALLLEQQKRLSVRDLANKFEKGLAAAAKLSEEARLREAASLEKHVLLKKLRDALESLKGRVAGRNKDDVEEAIAMVEALAVQLTHREGELIQEKAEVKKLANFLKQASEDAKKLVDGERAYARAEIESARAAVQRVEEAIQEHERGSRASGKQDLEELMKEVQEARRIKMLHQPSKVMDMEHEIRALRIQLAEKSKRSLQLQKELARSMRAEQSIFQLFELDGTEALGSCLRINPCSDNAPELSKCSIQWYHLSSDGGKKELISGATKPVYAPEPFDVGRVLQAEIISDGQQFSLSSACPIDPAAGLGSYVEALVRKHDVEFNVIVTQTNGVDHPSESIHVLHVGKMRIKLRKGKSTNAKEYYSTSMQLCGVRGGGNAAAQALFWQAKKGLSFVLAFESARERNAAIMLARRFAFDCNIMLAGPDDRARLGS; encoded by the exons ATGACCAGGGTAACCCGTGATTTTGGAGATACTATGCAAAAAGATGCTGTCCCAGCTGTATCAGCTGATGTTGCATTTGCTTCTAGTCGGTTTCCTAATTACAAAATTGGAGCTAACAATCAGATTGTGGATGCAAAAGATAGCCCAAAAGTATTGTCCATGAAGGAGGTTGTGGCACGCGAGACTGCTTTACTTTTGGAACAGCAGAAACGCCTCTCTGTCCGTGACCTTGCCAATAAATTTGAAAAGGGATTGGCTGCTGCTGCCAAGTTGTCAGAAGAG GCTAGGCTTAGAGAGGCAGCTTCATTAGAGAAACATGTTCTATTGAAGAAGCTTAGGGATGCGCTAGAATCATTAAAAGGACGAGTGGCAGGTAGAAACAAGGATGATGTGGAAGAGGCTATTGCCATG GTGGAAGCGTTGGCGGTCCAGCTGACTCATAGGGAAGGAGAGTTGATTCAAGAAAAAGCAGAAGTAAAGAAGCTAGCAAATTTTCTCAAGCAG GCTTCAGAGGATGCCAAGAAACTTGTTGACGGGGAAAGAGCTTATGCTCGTGCTGAAATTGAGAGTGCGAGAGCAGCAGTCCAGAGGGTGGAAGAAGCGATTCAGGAACATGAACGAGGGTCTCGAGCTTCCGGAAAGCAg GACTTGGAAGAATTAATGAAGGAGGTTCAAGAGGCTCGAAGGATCAAAATGCTGCATCAGCCAAGTAAG GTTATGGACATGGAACATGAGATACGGGCATTGAGGATTCAACTTGCTGAGAAGTCTAAACGTTCTCTGCAGCTTCAAAAGGAG CTGGCAAGGAGCATGCGAGCAGAGCAGAGcatatttcaattatttgaaCTGGATGGCACTGAAGCTTTAGGTTCGTGTTTGCGGATCAATCCTTGCTCTGATAATGCTCCAGAACTTTCAAAATGTTCCATTCAGTGGTATCATCTATCATCTGATGGTGGAAAAAAGGAGCTTATATCAG GAGCTACCAAACCAGTTTATGCTCCAGAGCCTTTTGATGTTGGGCGAGTCCTGCAAGCTGAAATTATTTCTGATGGCCAACAATTTTCTTTGAGCAGTGCTTGTCCCATTGATCCTG CTGCTGGTCTGGGAAGTTATGTGGAGGCACTTGTGCGAAAACATGATGTTGAATTCAAT GTCATTGTTACCCAGACGAATGGGGTAGATCATCCATCAGAATCTATTCATGTGCTTCATGTCGGAAAGATGAGGATAAAGCTTCGGAAAGGGAAGTCGACAAATGCTAAAGAGTACTACTCTACTTCAATGCAG CTGTGTGGAGTTAGAGGAGGTGGGAATGCTGCAGCTCAAGCATTGTTTTGGCAAGCAAAGAAAGGGCTTTCCTTCGTATTAGCATTTGAATCTGCAAGGGAGAGGAATGCAGCCATTATGCTTGCAAGAAGGTTTGCTTTTGATTGCAAT ATTATGCTTGCCGGGCCAGATGACAGAGCGCGTTTAGGATCTTAA
- the LOC118027648 gene encoding stomatal closure-related actin-binding protein 1 isoform X2, giving the protein MTRVTRDFGDTMQKDAVPAVSADVAFASSRFPNYKIGANNQIVDAKDSPKVLSMKEVVARETALLLEQQKRLSVRDLANKFEKGLAAAAKLSEEARLREAASLEKHVLLKKLRDALESLKGRVAGRNKDDVEEAIAMVEALAVQLTHREGELIQEKAEVKKLANFLKQASEDAKKLVDGERAYARAEIESARAAVQRVEEAIQEHERGSRASGKQDLEELMKEVQEARRIKMLHQPSKVMDMEHEIRALRIQLAEKSKRSLQLQKELARSMRAEQSIFQLFELDGTEALGSCLRINPCSDNAPELSKCSIQWYHLSSDGGKKELISGATKPVYAPEPFDVGRVLQAEIISDGQQFSLSSACPIDPAAGLGSYVEALVRKHDVEFNVIVTQTNGVDHPSESIHVLHVGKMRIKLRKGKSTNAKEYYSTSMQHTDTHTPLMCL; this is encoded by the exons ATGACCAGGGTAACCCGTGATTTTGGAGATACTATGCAAAAAGATGCTGTCCCAGCTGTATCAGCTGATGTTGCATTTGCTTCTAGTCGGTTTCCTAATTACAAAATTGGAGCTAACAATCAGATTGTGGATGCAAAAGATAGCCCAAAAGTATTGTCCATGAAGGAGGTTGTGGCACGCGAGACTGCTTTACTTTTGGAACAGCAGAAACGCCTCTCTGTCCGTGACCTTGCCAATAAATTTGAAAAGGGATTGGCTGCTGCTGCCAAGTTGTCAGAAGAG GCTAGGCTTAGAGAGGCAGCTTCATTAGAGAAACATGTTCTATTGAAGAAGCTTAGGGATGCGCTAGAATCATTAAAAGGACGAGTGGCAGGTAGAAACAAGGATGATGTGGAAGAGGCTATTGCCATG GTGGAAGCGTTGGCGGTCCAGCTGACTCATAGGGAAGGAGAGTTGATTCAAGAAAAAGCAGAAGTAAAGAAGCTAGCAAATTTTCTCAAGCAG GCTTCAGAGGATGCCAAGAAACTTGTTGACGGGGAAAGAGCTTATGCTCGTGCTGAAATTGAGAGTGCGAGAGCAGCAGTCCAGAGGGTGGAAGAAGCGATTCAGGAACATGAACGAGGGTCTCGAGCTTCCGGAAAGCAg GACTTGGAAGAATTAATGAAGGAGGTTCAAGAGGCTCGAAGGATCAAAATGCTGCATCAGCCAAGTAAG GTTATGGACATGGAACATGAGATACGGGCATTGAGGATTCAACTTGCTGAGAAGTCTAAACGTTCTCTGCAGCTTCAAAAGGAG CTGGCAAGGAGCATGCGAGCAGAGCAGAGcatatttcaattatttgaaCTGGATGGCACTGAAGCTTTAGGTTCGTGTTTGCGGATCAATCCTTGCTCTGATAATGCTCCAGAACTTTCAAAATGTTCCATTCAGTGGTATCATCTATCATCTGATGGTGGAAAAAAGGAGCTTATATCAG GAGCTACCAAACCAGTTTATGCTCCAGAGCCTTTTGATGTTGGGCGAGTCCTGCAAGCTGAAATTATTTCTGATGGCCAACAATTTTCTTTGAGCAGTGCTTGTCCCATTGATCCTG CTGCTGGTCTGGGAAGTTATGTGGAGGCACTTGTGCGAAAACATGATGTTGAATTCAAT GTCATTGTTACCCAGACGAATGGGGTAGATCATCCATCAGAATCTATTCATGTGCTTCATGTCGGAAAGATGAGGATAAAGCTTCGGAAAGGGAAGTCGACAAATGCTAAAGAGTACTACTCTACTTCAATGCAG CACACGGACACACACACCCCTCTTATGTGCCTATGA
- the LOC118027647 gene encoding uncharacterized protein has product MVGLPRSLLLPIIFTSIGVVILFSLYQSTHHIPSAEFTSSNNPIKAPIARFAPQNFTLLIIVLAFNRLDSLSRCLNSLSSANYGGDTVHLHIHIDHFALTNESLNVIDKKLEESRKVLNFVDGFDWKFGNKVVHYRTNNVGLQAQWLEAWWPSSDHEFSFIVEDDMEVSPLFYKFVRSLIVNYYYNVSNFSPFIYGASLQRPRFVPGKHGNKIQLDSETHLFLYQLVGTWGQILFPEPWKEFRLWYDLHKSKGIKPFLDGMVTNGWYKRIGERIWTPWFIKFIHSRGYFNIYTNFQHERALSVSHRDAGVNYGKTAGPDSQLLDGSSLDFNLLEMQPLSNLKWYDYCFREVLPGRVGRTLDEVGSILQTVQEDQSVLLVNIFGASDTITRNMLCHFERLNIRNYVLIGPGSDFLFDLARRGHPVIDADQFFNFHRAQKVMGFQHSSAGLMKNILVNAYVIKKCLENGYDSLIVDANMLFLSKVQEFIDPTNDFYAGKSLGFFFVRSSSSAQEIWAGLLKKVAATIGNVLFQGESTDFVYLVKLLEQNGVRIHRVDEASVGIQIHAYTSNQSSVEAGKKMVYWFAGTGVDLIQKRLQELSLWVVDGDSSCSAVVCHQS; this is encoded by the exons ATGGTAGGCCTGCCAAGAAGCTTACTCCTTCCTATCATTTTCACCTCCATTGGTGTCGTCATCCTCTTCTCCCTATACCAATCCACTCACCACATCCCTAGCGCTGAATTTACTTCCAGTAACAACCCAATCAAAGCCCCAATTGCCCGATTTGCCCCTCAAAACTTCACTCTCTTAATCATAGTTCTCGCCTTTAACCGCCTAGACTCACTCTCCAGGTGCCTCAACTCCCTCTCTTCCGCCAACTACGGTGGCGACACTGTCCACCTCCACATCCACATTGATCATTTTGCCCTCACCAATGAATCCCTCAACGTTATTGATAAAAAACTTGAGGAATCGCGAAAAGTTTTGAACTTTGTTGATGGGTTTGATTGGAAATTTGGAAACAAAGTTGTGCATTATAGGACTAATAATGTTGGGTTGCAAGCTCAATGGCTAGAAGCTTGGTGGCCAAGTTCAGATCATGAGTTTTCGTTTATTGTTGAGGATGATATGGAGGTTTCGCCgttgttttataaatttgtgAGGAGTTTGATTgttaattactattacaatGTGTCGAATTTTAGTCCTTTTATATATGGTGCTTCACTTCAGCGTCCACGGTTTGTCCCAG GTaaacatggaaacaaaatacAATTGGATAGTGAAACGCATCTTTTCTTGTACCAGTTGGTTGGTACTTGGGGTCAGATTCTCTTTCCAGAACCTTGGAAAGAGTTTAGGTTGTGGTATGATCTGCACAAGTCCAAGGGTATCAAGCCATTTCTTGATGGAATG GTGACTAATGGATGGTACAAAAGGATTGGAGAAAGAATCTGGACTCCTTGGTTCATTAAATTCATTCACTCTAGAGGTTATTTTAACATCTATACAAATTTTCAGCATGAGAGAGCACTCAGTGTCTCTCACAGGGATGCTGGTGTTAACTATGGGAAAACTGCTGGGCCTGACTCCCAATTATTGGATGGAAGTTCTCTTGACTTCAACTTACTGGAAATGCAACCTTTGAGCAATCTGAAATGGTATGATTACTGCTTCAGAGAAGTACTTCCTGGAAGAGTTGGAAGGACCTTGGATGAAGTTGGGTCTATTCTTCAGACTGTGCAGGAAGATCAGAGTGTTCTGCTTGTGAATATATTTGGGGCATCAGATACAATCACGAGGAACATGCTTTGCCACTTTGAGAGGCTAAATATAAGGAACTATGTATTGATTGGCCCTGGGTCTGATTTCCTATTTGATCTTGCTAGAAGAGGGCATCCTGTGATTGATGCTGAccagtttttcaattttcatagaGCACAGAAAGTAATGGGATTTCAACATTCCAGTGCGGGGCTGATGAAGAACATTTTAGTGAATGCTTATGTAATCAAAAAGTGTTTAGAAAATGGGTATGATTCTTTGATAGTGGATGCAAACATGCTGTTTCTCAGTAAAGTTCAAGAGTTCATTGATCCAACTAATGACTTCTATGCTGGGAAGAGCTtgggatttttctttgttaggaGCTCTTCTTCTGCTCAAGAAATTTGGGCTGGTCTCCTGAAGAAGGTTGCTGCCACAATAGGTAATGTTTTGTTCCAAGGAGAGAGCACAGATTTTGTTTACTTAGTGAAGTTGTTGGAACAGAATGGTGTGAGAATTCACAGGGTTGATGAGGCGAGCGTTGGCATCCAGATTCATGCCTATACTTCTAATCAATCATCTGTGGAGGCTGGGAAGAAGATGGTTTATTGGTTTGCAGGCACAGGTGTGGATTTGATTCAAAAGCGGCTTCAAGAACTGAGTTTGTGGGTTGTGGATGGTGACTCTTCTTGCTCTGCTGTTGTTTGTCACCAGTCATAG